One region of Neisseria mucosa genomic DNA includes:
- a CDS encoding prepilin-type cleavage/methylation domain-containing protein, whose amino-acid sequence MYMVQKGFTLIELLVVIAIIGILAAISFPIYNNYVARSQVVEALLFASTAKTDVSTAYFGQGWVPVGNYSGENNVNGRYVKSLHVAATGKITVTMNDEANIAIRGKTITLVPKVGTSGNAESVIEWSCDSSDANAISKNFLPTPCR is encoded by the coding sequence ATGTATATGGTACAAAAGGGTTTTACCTTGATTGAGTTATTGGTTGTTATAGCGATCATCGGTATTTTAGCTGCAATTTCTTTCCCAATTTACAATAATTATGTTGCCCGTTCTCAGGTAGTTGAAGCATTGCTGTTCGCCAGTACGGCGAAAACCGATGTCAGTACGGCTTATTTCGGTCAGGGCTGGGTTCCGGTTGGTAACTATAGCGGCGAAAATAATGTGAACGGACGGTATGTCAAATCGCTTCATGTCGCCGCTACCGGAAAAATTACTGTAACAATGAACGATGAAGCCAATATTGCCATTAGAGGAAAAACAATTACTTTAGTCCCCAAAGTCGGTACATCAGGTAATGCAGAGAGCGTTATCGAATGGAGCTGTGATTCCTCTGATGCCAATGCGATTTCTAAGAATTTCTTACCTACGCCATGCAGATAA
- a CDS encoding prepilin-type cleavage/methylation domain-containing protein, whose translation MKAIQKGFTLIELMIVVAIIGILAAIALPAYQDYTARAQISEAITLSDGQKAAVTEYYADKGAFPTSNAEAGVASASTIKGKYVTSVTIGANGVITALMNSSGVADGVKGASIILTPAAQSGAVTWVCTAKKDKTKALEAKYIPAACR comes from the coding sequence ATGAAAGCAATCCAAAAAGGTTTCACCCTGATCGAATTGATGATCGTCGTAGCAATTATCGGTATCCTGGCTGCAATCGCCCTGCCTGCTTACCAAGACTACACCGCCCGTGCTCAAATCTCTGAAGCGATCACTTTGTCCGATGGTCAAAAAGCTGCCGTTACTGAATACTATGCTGATAAAGGCGCATTTCCTACGAGCAATGCAGAAGCTGGTGTTGCTAGTGCATCTACCATTAAAGGTAAATATGTAACATCTGTTACTATTGGTGCGAATGGTGTGATCACAGCTCTGATGAATTCAAGTGGCGTAGCCGATGGCGTTAAAGGTGCATCTATTATTTTGACACCGGCAGCTCAAAGTGGTGCGGTAACTTGGGTATGTACTGCTAAAAAAGATAAAACAAAGGCATTAGAAGCCAAATATATCCCTGCCGCTTGCCGTTAA
- a CDS encoding DNA helicase RecG encodes MMTPETQKQLKITDVSAKKLDKLNLHTAWDLVLHLPLRYEDETHIMPIKDAPIGVPCQVEGEVIHQEVTFKPRKQLIVQIADDSGSVLFLRFIHFYASNQKQMAAGKRIRAVGEIKHGFYGDEMIHPKIRDAEGSGLAESLTPVYPTVNGLNQPTLRRIIQTALDVTPLHDTLPDALLGRLKLPHLAESLRLLHSPPPSFTIHQLSDGALPAWQRLKFDELLAQQLSMRLARQKRVSGTAAALGGDGTLTQALRHALPFALTDAQERVVSEIRRDMAQTHPMHRLLQGDVGSGKTIVAALSALTAIESGAQAAVMAPTEILAEQHFIKFKQWLEPLGLEVVWLSGSQRKKAKDEAKAKLADGTVKIAVGTHALFSDDVEFQNLGLVIVDEQHRFGVAQRLALKNKGRDVHQLMMSATPIPRTLAMSFFADLDVSVIDELPPGRTPIKTRLVNNVRRAEVEGFVLNICRKGQQAYWVCPLIEESETLQLQTATETLEQLQAALPELNIGLVHGRMKAAEKAEVMAEFAAGRLNVLVATTVIEVGVDVPNAALMVIEHAERMGLAQLHQLRGRVGRGAAESVCVLLFAEPLSELAKARLKVIYEHTDGFEIARQDLNIRGPGEFLGARQSGVPMLRFANLEEDLHLLEQAREIAPMLIEQNPEIVEAHLTRWLASREGYLGV; translated from the coding sequence CGCACATCATGCCGATTAAGGATGCGCCGATTGGCGTACCGTGTCAGGTCGAGGGCGAGGTCATCCATCAGGAAGTAACGTTCAAACCGCGCAAGCAGTTGATTGTCCAAATTGCCGACGATTCCGGCAGCGTCCTTTTTTTGCGTTTCATCCACTTTTATGCCAGTAATCAGAAACAGATGGCGGCCGGCAAACGCATCCGCGCCGTGGGCGAAATCAAACACGGGTTTTACGGCGACGAGATGATTCATCCCAAAATCCGCGATGCCGAGGGCAGCGGTTTGGCGGAAAGCCTCACGCCTGTTTATCCGACCGTAAACGGTTTGAACCAGCCCACTTTGCGCCGCATCATTCAGACGGCGTTAGACGTTACGCCGCTGCACGATACTTTGCCCGATGCCTTATTGGGTCGTCTGAAACTGCCGCACCTTGCCGAAAGCCTGCGTCTTTTGCATTCGCCGCCGCCGAGTTTCACCATCCACCAGCTTTCCGACGGCGCGCTGCCCGCATGGCAGCGGCTCAAATTCGACGAACTTTTGGCGCAACAGCTTTCCATGCGGCTGGCGCGGCAGAAGCGCGTCAGTGGCACGGCGGCGGCATTGGGCGGCGACGGTACGCTGACCCAAGCCCTGCGCCACGCCTTACCGTTTGCCCTGACCGATGCACAAGAAAGGGTCGTGTCCGAAATCCGCCGCGACATGGCGCAAACCCACCCCATGCACCGCCTGTTGCAAGGCGATGTCGGCAGCGGCAAAACCATCGTCGCCGCCTTGTCCGCGCTGACCGCCATCGAATCCGGCGCGCAGGCGGCCGTGATGGCGCCGACCGAAATCCTTGCCGAACAGCATTTCATCAAGTTCAAACAATGGCTCGAACCGTTAGGACTCGAAGTTGTCTGGCTTTCCGGCAGCCAGCGCAAAAAAGCCAAAGACGAAGCCAAAGCCAAACTCGCCGACGGCACCGTCAAAATCGCCGTCGGCACGCACGCCCTGTTTTCAGACGACGTCGAGTTCCAAAATCTGGGCTTGGTGATTGTGGACGAACAACACCGCTTCGGCGTCGCCCAACGCCTCGCCCTCAAAAACAAAGGGCGCGACGTCCACCAGCTGATGATGTCCGCCACGCCCATCCCGCGCACGCTCGCCATGAGTTTTTTCGCCGACTTGGACGTGTCCGTCATCGACGAATTGCCGCCCGGACGCACCCCGATTAAAACCCGCCTCGTCAACAACGTCCGCCGCGCCGAAGTCGAAGGCTTCGTCCTCAACATCTGCCGCAAAGGGCAGCAGGCATACTGGGTCTGCCCGCTGATTGAAGAAAGCGAAACCCTGCAACTGCAAACCGCCACCGAAACCCTCGAGCAGCTTCAGGCAGCCTTGCCCGAACTCAACATCGGCTTGGTACACGGGCGCATGAAAGCCGCCGAAAAAGCCGAAGTTATGGCGGAGTTTGCCGCAGGCCGTCTTAACGTCTTGGTTGCCACCACTGTCATCGAAGTTGGCGTAGATGTGCCCAACGCCGCCCTGATGGTAATCGAACACGCCGAGCGCATGGGCTTGGCGCAGCTGCACCAATTACGCGGGCGGGTAGGGCGTGGCGCGGCAGAAAGTGTGTGCGTCCTCCTGTTTGCCGAACCCTTGAGCGAACTCGCCAAAGCCCGGCTGAAAGTCATCTACGAACACACCGACGGCTTCGAAATCGCCCGCCAAGACCTCAACATCCGCGGCCCCGGCGAATTTCTCGGCGCGCGTCAAAGCGGCGTCCCCATGCTGCGCTTCGCCAATCTCGAAGAAGACCTGCACCTCTTGGAACAAGCGCGCGAAATCGCCCCGATGCTGATTGAACAAAACCCCGAAATCGTCGAAGCGCATCTGACAAGGTGGCTTGCCAGCAGGGAAGGGTATTTGGGTGTGTGA